From a region of the Candida albicans SC5314 chromosome 1, complete sequence genome:
- a CDS encoding uncharacterized protein (Protein of unknown function; present in exponential and stationary phase yeast; identified in extracts from biofilm and planktonic cells; flow model biofilm induced gene; GlcNAc-induced protein) encodes MSALKLAVPEVPKAPELIPVFTFNLKLASDPASIYVNNESDKTLNLATIANGEVKTVPNKLGLELDIHSIYGTDDLNIKNSVSTASLDCKLYGKTANGSGVFIYYPGKVQLDETSVSVFTKKTKEAAIEDSYVTCNPTFYFDDKVEDKYKWVLKENFFARGRFGRDEDDVLYVQYYVYVVR; translated from the coding sequence ATGTCCGCACTCAAATTAGCCGTCCCAGAAGTTCCAAAAGCTCCTGAACTCATTCCAGTTTTCACTTTCAATCTTAAATTGGCATCTGATCCAGCATCCATTTATGTCAACAATGAAAGTGACAAAACATTGAACTTGGCTACAATTGCTAACGGTGAAGTTAAAACTGTTCCAAACAAGTTGGGTCTCGAATTGGACATCCATTCAATTTATGGTACTGACGATTTGAACATTAAAAATTCCGTTTCAACTGCATCATTAGATTGCAAATTATACGGGAAGACAGCTAATGGCAGCGGTGTTTTCATCTACTACCCAGGTAAAGTCCAATTGGATGAAACTTCTGTCTCTGTTTTCACAAAGAAAACCAAAGAAGCTGCAATTGAAGATAGTTATGTTACCTGTAACCCAACTTTCTATTTCGATGATAAAGTTGAAGACAAATACAAATGGGTTTTGAAGGAAAACTTCTTTGCTAGAGGAAGATTCGGTAGAGATGAAGACGACGTTTTGTATGTCCAATACTACGTTTACGTTGTTCGTTAG